A part of Leptospira mtsangambouensis genomic DNA contains:
- the scpA gene encoding methylmalonyl-CoA mutase produces MNKPNFAKLPLSFSSPQPDSKSISLWQTAEGISIQSRYAKTDLEGMEHLNYAAGIPPYLRGPYSTMYVNKPWTVRQYAGFSTAEESNAFYRRNLAAGQKGLSVAFDLATHRGYDSDHDRVVGDVGKAGVAIDSVLDMKILFDQIPLDQMSVSMTMNGAVIPVLAFYIVAAEEQGVSRDKLSGTIQNDILKEFMVRNTYIYPPKHSMKIIADIFGYTSKYMPKFNSISISGYHMQEAGATADLELAYTLADGWEYIKTGIASGLSVDEFAPRLSFFWAIGMNHFMEIAKMRAGRLLWAKIVNQFQPKSTKSLALRTHCQTSGWSLTEQDPFNNVGRTCIEAMAAALGHTQSLHTNALDEAIALPTDFSARIARNTQIYLQEETNIHRVIDPWGGSFYVEKLTNDLVHKAWALITEVQKLGGMAEAIETGIPKMRIEEASARKQARIDSGKDVIVGVNRFRLDKEAPLDILDIDNTAVRIAQIKRLEQMKKDRDKTAVEAALNAITKCAETGNGNLLELAVDAARKRASLGEISYAMEKVFGRYKAVIRSISGVYSSEISEDKGYIEARSLADEFAKLEGRRPRIMVAKMGQDGHDRGAKVISTSFADMGFDVDIGPLFQTPAEVAKQVVENDCHILGVSSLAAGHKTLVPQVIEELKKLGAEDVLVVVGGVIPAQDYDFLYKSGATAIFGPGTVISEAAKQILNILLGERRAA; encoded by the coding sequence ATGAACAAACCTAATTTTGCAAAACTCCCTCTTTCTTTCAGTTCTCCTCAGCCGGATTCTAAATCCATTTCGCTTTGGCAAACGGCAGAAGGGATCTCCATCCAATCTCGTTATGCGAAGACTGATTTGGAGGGAATGGAACACCTAAACTATGCGGCGGGAATCCCTCCTTATTTACGGGGGCCCTATTCCACCATGTATGTGAATAAACCCTGGACCGTCCGCCAATATGCCGGATTCTCTACAGCCGAAGAATCCAATGCCTTTTACCGAAGAAACTTAGCGGCAGGACAAAAAGGACTTTCTGTTGCCTTTGACCTTGCCACTCACCGTGGATACGACTCGGACCATGACCGTGTGGTGGGAGATGTGGGAAAAGCCGGCGTGGCCATTGATTCGGTTTTGGATATGAAGATCCTCTTCGACCAAATCCCTCTCGACCAAATGTCTGTTTCCATGACGATGAATGGTGCCGTCATCCCAGTTCTTGCCTTCTACATTGTGGCGGCAGAAGAACAAGGAGTTTCACGAGACAAACTCTCCGGTACCATCCAAAATGATATTTTGAAAGAGTTTATGGTGCGTAATACATACATTTACCCACCCAAACATTCCATGAAAATCATTGCCGATATCTTTGGTTATACTTCCAAGTACATGCCTAAGTTTAATTCGATTTCCATTTCTGGTTACCATATGCAAGAAGCAGGTGCAACAGCAGACTTAGAACTTGCCTACACACTTGCCGATGGATGGGAATACATCAAAACAGGGATTGCTTCTGGTCTTTCTGTAGATGAATTTGCTCCTCGCCTGTCTTTTTTCTGGGCGATTGGGATGAACCATTTTATGGAGATTGCTAAGATGCGCGCAGGAAGACTTCTTTGGGCAAAGATTGTCAACCAGTTCCAACCCAAATCCACAAAGTCATTGGCTCTACGAACTCACTGCCAAACATCGGGTTGGTCTCTCACCGAACAAGATCCTTTCAACAACGTAGGAAGGACTTGTATCGAAGCGATGGCCGCAGCTCTTGGCCATACTCAATCCTTACACACAAACGCACTTGATGAAGCTATTGCCCTTCCCACCGACTTCTCGGCAAGGATTGCAAGGAATACTCAGATTTATCTCCAAGAAGAAACCAATATCCACCGGGTCATTGATCCTTGGGGTGGTTCCTTCTATGTAGAAAAACTCACAAACGATTTAGTCCACAAAGCTTGGGCCCTGATTACCGAAGTACAAAAGTTAGGTGGAATGGCAGAAGCAATTGAGACGGGAATTCCTAAGATGCGAATTGAAGAAGCATCCGCAAGAAAACAAGCCCGTATCGATTCTGGAAAAGATGTGATTGTAGGTGTGAACCGGTTCCGTTTGGATAAGGAAGCCCCTCTTGATATTTTAGACATTGACAATACTGCCGTTCGGATTGCCCAAATCAAACGTTTGGAACAAATGAAAAAAGATCGAGATAAAACAGCCGTAGAAGCTGCGTTAAACGCTATCACCAAATGTGCAGAAACAGGGAATGGAAATCTCCTAGAACTTGCAGTGGATGCTGCCAGAAAAAGAGCTTCTCTTGGTGAAATTTCTTATGCAATGGAAAAAGTATTTGGGAGGTACAAAGCTGTGATTCGTTCCATCTCTGGAGTGTATTCCTCTGAAATTTCCGAAGACAAAGGGTATATCGAAGCAAGATCCCTCGCCGATGAATTTGCAAAACTAGAAGGACGCCGCCCAAGAATCATGGTGGCCAAAATGGGCCAAGATGGACATGACCGTGGCGCCAAGGTGATCTCAACAAGTTTTGCTGATATGGGCTTTGACGTTGATATCGGGCCTTTGTTCCAAACACCGGCTGAAGTCGCCAAACAAGTTGTAGAAAATGACTGTCATATCTTGGGAGTGTCCTCTCTTGCTGCTGGTCACAAAACCCTTGTTCCACAAGTGATTGAGGAATTAAAAAAACTGGGTGCAGAAGATGTACTCGTGGTTGTGGGTGGGGTGATTCCTGCACAAGATTACGACTTCCTCTACAAATCAGGAGCAACTGCTATTTTTGGACCGGGAACTGTGATCTCAGAAGCTGCCAAACAAATTCTGAACATCCTCCTTGGCGAAAGAAGAGCCGCCTAA